The proteins below are encoded in one region of Telopea speciosissima isolate NSW1024214 ecotype Mountain lineage chromosome 10, Tspe_v1, whole genome shotgun sequence:
- the LOC122641635 gene encoding berberine bridge enzyme-like 15 produces the protein MDPLGSPILVTLLFIFLSSSISLATSTSSTSENFLNCLSSTNSKAATPISKVLYTPNDSSFSPILQSTIQNLRFLSSNTPKPLFIITPTNNSHIQAAVICSRKNGLQIKVRSGGHDYEGLSYRSDVPFIIVDLRNLRSISVDTQQSTAWVQAGSTIGEVYYHIANKSNILGFPAGLCSTIGVGGHVSGGGIGTLMRKYGLAADNIIDAYIVDVNGRILDRKSMGEDLFWAIRGGGGASFGIIVSWKIKLVPVPPTVTVFTVPRTLKQGATKLVSRWQQVAYNFSEDLFVRAVAVVATGATQQDTTIQVSFNSLFLGSVKELLPLMQKSFPELGLVAKDCTEMSWIKSTLYFAGFTNGESIDVLLNRSLQSKIYYKAKSDFLQQPISETGLESIWKELIAGSSSPVVIIDPLGGRMNQISDTATPFPHRAGNLYNIQYYMYWQNGETNTTNEHLVRMRKIYKFMSPYVSKSPRAAYLNYRDLDLGRSDARNTSYTKARGWGDKYFKNNFKRLASVKSMVDPTNFFWDEQSIPPLNF, from the exons ATGGATCCCTTAGGTTCTCCAATCCTTGTAacacttctttttattttcttgtcctCATCAATTTCTTTAGCAACTTCTACTTCATCAACCTCTGAAAATTTCCTCAATTGTCTCTCATCAACTAATTCTAAAGCCGCCACCCCAATCTCTAAAGTTCTCTACACTCCTAACgactcttctttctcccctatCTTGCAATCTACAATACAGAATCTTAGATTCCTATCATCTAATACTCCCAAACCTTTGTTTATTATCACACCCACTAATAATTCCCACATCCAAGCTGCAGTCATATGTTCTAGAAAAAATGGGTTGCAGATCAAAGTCCGAAGTGGAGGTCATGACTACGAAGGCTTATCTTATCGATCTGACGTCCCGTTCATCATCGTTGATCTCCGTAATCTTCGATCAATCAGTGTGGATACACAACAAAGCACAGCTTGGGTTCAGGCTGGTTCAACTATTGGAGAAGTTTATTATCACATTGCCAATAAAAGCAACATCCTTGGCTTCCCTGCAGGGCTTTGCTCCACCAtag GTGTTGGTGGGCACGTCAGTGGAGGCGGCATAGGGACCTTGATGAGAAAATATGGGCTCGCTGCTGATAACATCATTGATGCTTACATTGTGGATGTTAATGGGAGAATCCTTGACAGAAAATCAATGGGTGAAGATCTATTTTGGGCTattagaggaggaggaggagcaagctttggaatcattgtcTCATGGAAAATCAAATTGGTTCCTGTTCCACCTACTGTGACTGTCTTTACAGTCCCAAGAACACTAAAACAAGGTGCAACCAAACTAGTGAGTAGATGGCAACAAGTAGCATACAATTTCAGTGAAGACCTCTTTGTGAGGGCAGTGGCAGTAGTTGCAACTGGGGCTACACAACAGGACACCACAATCCAAGTTTCATTTAATTCTTTGTTCCTTGGAAGTGTTAAGGAACTCCTCCCTTTGATGCAGAAGAGCTTCCCTGAACTGGGTTTGGTAGCCAAGGACTGCACTGAGATGAGTTGGATCAAGTCTACCCTATATTTTGCTGGCTTTACTAATGGAGAGTCCATTGATGTTCTTCTTAACAGGTCTTTACAGTCCAAGATCTATTACAAGGCCAAGTCTGATTTTTTACAACAACCCATTTCTGAAACTGGGTTGGAAAGTATTTGGAAAGAGCTTATAGCAGGAAGTAGCAGTCCAGTGGTGATCATAGATCCTCTGGGTGGAAGGATGAATCAGATCTCAGACACTGCAACACCGTTCCCACATAGAGCTGGTAATTTGTACAATATTCAATACTATATGTATTGGCAAAATGGAGAGACTAACACAACAAATGAACATTTAGTTaggatgaggaagatctacaagttTATGAGCCCATATGTTTCCAAGTCTCCAAGGGCTGCTTATCTTAATTATAGGGATCTTGATTTGGGTAGAAGCGATGCGCGTAATACAAGCTACACGAAAGCTCGTGGTTGGGGTGACAAGTATTTCAAGAACAACTTCAAGAGATTAGCATCTGTGAAAAGCATGGTTGATCCAAccaatttcttttgggatgaacAAAGCATTCCACCTTTGAACTTTTGA
- the LOC122643409 gene encoding uncharacterized protein LOC122643409, with the protein MTRGAFFSLSHLMRERGLLYDSKALLVEEQLVIFLKTIGHNVKNRINAHDFGHSGETISRYFNIVLAAILQLYPILMKPSSTTTHDRISSNRRRFYPWFKDCIGVMDGSHIPAWVSFTYLLACWEGSASDSRILDIALHKEGEAKLVVPRGKYYLVDAGFANKKGFLRSYYNIRYYLKEWRNSNMRPVDKKELFNLRHSSLRNIIERVFSLLKSRFKILKNQAEYPYKTVEDDEEFFAQESEDEDSSSVDETDDEDSSSIDQTDDEDVDVHTVVEDANVDNVDWEQFREDMADNMFGVWNE; encoded by the exons ATGACGAGGGGTGCATTTTTTAGTTTAAGTCATttgatgagagagaggggtctTCTTTATGATAGCAAAGCATTGCTAGTGGAGGAGCAGCTGGTCATTTTTCTAAAAACAATTGGCCACAATGTTAAGAATCGTATCAATGCACATGATTTTGGCCATTCTGGTGAGACCATTAGTCGGTACTTTAACATTGTGTTGGCTGCAATACTTCAATTGTACCCGATATTAATGAAGCCTTCAAGTACCACAACACATGATCGAATATCAAGTAACCGTCGAAGATTCTACCCATGGTTCAAGGACTGCATTGGAGTCATGGATGGTTCACATATCCCAGCGTGGGTTTCA TTTACTTACCTACTTGCTTGTTGGGAAGGATCAGCATCAGATTCTAGGATATTAGATATTGCCCTTCACAAGGAAGGAGAAGCAAAGCTAGTGGTACCGAGAGGTAAATACTATCTTGTTGATGCTGGATTTGCCAACAAGAAGGGGTTCTTGAGGTCATACTATAATATTCGGTATTATCTGAAAGAGTGGAGAAACTCTAACATGCGTCCAGTTGATAAAAAGGAATTGTTTAACTTGAGACATTCATCGCTGCGCAATATAATTGAACGTGTTTTTTCACTATTGAAGTCACGATTTAAGATCTTGAAAAATCAGGCAGAATACCCTTACAAGAC TGTTGAAGATGACGAGGAATTTTTTGCGCAAGAGAGTGAAGATGAAGATTCTAGTTCTGTTGATGAAACTGATGATGAAGATTCTAGTTCCATTGATCAAActgatgatgaagatgttgaTGTTCACACTGTTGTTGAAGATGCTAATGTTGATAATGTTGACTGGGAACAATTCCGAGAGGATATGGCTGACAACATGTTTGGTGTTTGGAATGAatga